TCCCTCTTATTTATGCTTACACGTGTTACAGATCATCATGCCTCTACAAAGAGCAATCAGGGTTTGACCAGCCCGAAGAAATGTCGAAGAGCTAGAGGTACCTAATGCATCAAAGTGCAACCTTAGGGAGAGGTCACTAATGCGGAGTTCCGTGAGGCTATCTGGGTATTGAGTAAACCTGTGGCCAACCAAGTCGGGCAACAAAGAGGAGCTCGACAAAAAGGGGCTTAAACTTCAAAGCTTCGggaattcttgaggatgaatccctcAAGCTTCACCGGATCAAGCACTACTGAGGATCCAGAAAACTTTGTAGAGAAGTTGAATAAGGTCTTTGAGGTTATGCATGTGGTTGAATCTAAGAGGGTTGAGTTAGCTGCACTCTTACTAAAGAGTGTGGATGGTACCTGGTTTGATCAATGGAAAGATGGCAAAGGTGAGGATGCACCACAGCCAAGTTGGGCTTGTTTCGAAGAAGCCTTCTTGGGGAGGTTCTTTCCCCAGGAACAAAAGGAAGCCAAGGTAAGTGAGTTCCTTATTCTGAAATAGGACTCCTTGAGTGTGCACGAGTATGGGTTGGAGTTCACCTATTTGTTTCGCTATGCTCCTAAGATGGTGAAGCACATGAGGAGCAGAATGAGTTTGTTTATTGCTGGCTTGGGTTGTGCATAAAGAAAGGAAGGCAGAGCTTCCATGCTGATTGGGGTCATGGACATTTTGAGGTTGATGGTCTATGTGCAGCAGGTAGAGGAAGAGAATCACATGGATAGAAAAGAGTACGGAAATAGGAAAGTTAAGACTGGTAATGAGTCTGGGTAGCAGAAAAGTGGTTCATATCGGCCACAATTTTAGAAACAGAAgaggcatgcaccatcatcttcTAGTGCACTTGCACCCAGAGACATAGTTGAGTAGCATGGTCAGAACTCCTGAGCTAAGAATGCATATTCACAGGGTAGTGTGGCGCAAGGAGGTAGTAAACCTCCTGCCTGCGCCAAGTGTGGTAGGAATCACTCTGGCATCTGTAGTGAAGGCTCCACGGTTTGTTTCAAGTGCGGTCAGACCGagtatttcatgaaaaaatgtCCAAAGAACAAGCAAGGCGGTGGTAATGGGAGTAATGGAGCTCAGACTTCATCAGCGGCTCCACCAGACAGAGCTACACCTAGAGGAGCCACTTTTGGTACGGGCGGAGGGTCAAATCatctctatgcaatcactagccgccAAGATCAAGTGATCTCTCTAGATGTTGTCACGGGTATAATCAAAGTCTCATCTTtcatgtttatgctttgctagacccaggagcaagtttatcttttgtaactccttatgttgcaaatcagtttgagatttttcctgaaaaactttgtgaacccttctgttttctacacctgttggggagtctattctagcagaAGAGTCTATCGTTATTGTCATGTTTCCATCAATCTCAAGAACACCATGGCTAATCTAGTAGAgctagacatggtagattttgatgtcattctggGTATGGACTAgcttcatgcctgttatgcgtcaatagattgtagaactcgagttgtcaagttccaAATTCCTGATGAGCCtgtcatagagtggagtagtagttcaacAGTGCCTcagggtcatttcatttcgtaccttacgGCGAGGAATTTATTTTCTAAGGGGtctatctatcacttagtctgagttaatgactcaaatGTTGAGGTTCCTTCCcttcagtcagttcctatagtcaGTGAAAGAATCACTTTATTTTCAAGTATGGTGATAGTAGCAACATTTCAATCTTGATTCAACACAGTGGAGGATGTGACATATTAATCCAAATCAAATAATCAttctattaataaaataaattgaatatttaaacTCTTAtgttctataaatttaaaatgtgttCTGTCAATAAAAGAGTTGTATAAtaatgtattgtaatttaagtTCTTAAATACAtcatgtgttttttttaataaaccaAGAAAGGTcgtaaaaagttgaaaaatctCACCTATTAAGTTTCTAAGTGTATTTAATTTACTTggcattaatttttttaaaaacaaaattgatattgtgtttttttttaaaaagttaaaccTAATTAAGTTGACAAAGACGAACatgctatttttttattattttttctgtggAAGAAACAAAACCATGACATTAatgtgaaataaatatattttttacaaaaatatttaaataattaaacaacCAATTCATAAGttagaatataaaatttatactttGTTAAGTAGTTGaattataatgtaatttttgcaataaataaaactttaatgaataaaattaaaaacaaagttaataAACGATATGATATAAGCATTTCAATGTCAAATGTACACATTTAATCTCTTTTCCTTACGGtaatattttaagaaacaaTTAATCAAACAAATCACAATTCTATTTTATCAAGCATCTAGATAaccaaatgaaaataaaaacttaCACAATTCACTAAAATGAATTCAACTTACAtttctaatataaaaaaatatactgaaAATATATTACCATAAATTTAtgctaataaaataaagattgaTATCTTAGTGCATATTCATTCTTAGTTATGACGCCAACAAGGATCACAAAGAACATTCTCAGACCACTGATTATAGTAGAAAATAGGCCTCCTGATGTACTGAACTGGCATAACTCGAGCCGTGTTAGGATGAAAAATAATAGGTGCGTCTCCACCACCATGTGAAATATAACATGTGGGTGAATGAAGCGAGATCAAAGTACTGGAGGACAAAATAATGGGTTACTATTCACTCGATGAAAACTCCTAAAACATTCACAATTAGCACAAATAAATTCTTCTTTAGTTCGATCATCACCCTTCTTCACAAATTCGCGACATCCATCAACCTAATAGTCACCAAACTTAGTAGCATGATTTTTTAAGCATATACCATATTTTATCGTAATATCACCATTTGAATTTGAGCTTGAGTTGCTTGCCATTAGGGTGACATTTAAGTTTTTTGCCTTTTGATTTGAGTTTAAACGGTCTTTAATAGTGtgaataattgtataattttcAACACATTATTAACTTTCTATTGACATAATTTATAATGAGATTATCGATAGTAAAGTAAATTTACTTAAGTGATGTTGCATTAAAAACACTTTTTACACAACGTTtgaatatatatagttataataatgatatattACACAACgtttgaatatatatatcattattataaCTATCCAATTTGATCATGTGACATAAAATAGTGATTTAAAattatgagatgaaattgaagttttctTTGTACATTTTATGTTGCATGTTTTCTCAATCATAAAACTCATAACTTATAAAACTATCAAAATTATCTCGATTTTCTATACAATCTAAACAATTGAGCAAAACTTTATAAAATCACATGATATACTATCACCAAGCtattctaaaatattaaaatatttattaatcaaactttaattatgtataaaaaCTTAATGTAAGTGGTAGTGTCTagcatttaatttaattctccCACATACTATGAACATTTTTCTCACATTGAACCTGCATTTCTCAATTATATGACGGAAAAATCGAAcgataattttttctttgagcTATTTGTTTGTCAATTTGATTGgaatataaatttgataaaaaataatgaatttggtAAATGCAAATTGTAGAGTACGAATTGatttaaagtaataataaattttttgtcCGTAAAAATAGTCGttatataagatataaataattttaaaagtaatgatACGAATCAcacattttatttacatatgaaataaatggttagCAGATAAAAACgagtattaaaattaaaagtgaaattatatttctttctaATATTGTATTTGGATATACGATATGatcttttcaatttcaaatcatgatttcatttttttaaaaaaatgctaaaACTTAACCTATAAGTTTATATATTGTAaaccatcattttgaattttgcaAAACACGACTCATGCTTTTCGTGAAGATATTATTCTATCATGTGATagaattatattaaagaataactAATTACTACTACCCTATTGACcattaaatctttataaaattatgtagaTTTAAAAGTTTGTAATCGCAAAACatttacttataaaaaaaatgatatgtgaTTTATCGACGAGGCACCTTAGAATATTTCGATATCAAATCATGATTCCACATTGCATGACCGAATcatcaataagaaaatattcaattcaatgtggtatttatattgatttaataacttaattttaaagTAAGGTTAAATCCATACTAATTGATCCTATATTACATTTACTGAtatgatttaaatatatattatgaataaaaatttatgttttatttattcatttttatggaTAACCTACTTGTACTGAACTTAGTGAATATCTCATTTAAAAGTTCAAATTGTTAAAGAAAActtgtcttttatttatttaatcatatcaAACAGTACTACAAGCAAGTCTAATTCTTTACTAAGCTAAACTTGAATATAAAACAACTAAAGAAACATTTGACTACTCCTTTGTCTTTATTTGTGAAAGTAATAGCAAGAAAAACGTTCATCTATTAGGACATAGGACAAACAAACTTAAATATAATAGGTCATCgtacatttttcaaaatatagagaaaaatttggattttacttttcttttcaaaaatgattctcggaaaaaaatatttttgactaGACAATTCAATTTGTGGGCTTCAGTATAAATAACCACTTTAATGAAATAGATATTTAGTGGCACCAAATTTTCATTTTAGCAATAAGATTTATAGTCACAAAAATATATAGTGATAATTGAGTCAATGTTATTGCATTCATGGTAGTTTAAACCTTTAACAATTTTTACATAGAGTTTTGAATATAAATactcatatatattattttggctACAATATAATATAACGATAATTATATTATCACCATTAAATAGTTGTGTCACAATCATTTATTTATCATAGCTACCTAGGGTTTGAAAGTAACAAATTGAAATCAAAGTTAGAATATATTCATTCTAGCATTAAGATTTTCCTTCTTATTTGTTACCCACCATCAAATAATATCATCGCTATTAGCAATACTCATATTTCCGTCTTTATCATATTTTGCCACCTATCACCAAGCACAACCAAATCCATATAATTGTCATCACcatcaaataaaaaaactgtaaaattcctttaagaaaatcaaaaaagaaagaaaagaaaaaagaaaaagattgaacTTCTTTAACAAAAGTCAAAACAATTTTTtccaaatcattaaaaactatACTATATTGAATTAGTTATTGTGTTCAAAGATAAATAAACATTACAATTGAGAACAAAAAGAAGTTACTAAGAACCCAAATCATAGCAccatttttttgtatatataaaagaatcTTGATTTTCTCATCAAtttcattgaaataaaattcaatttgttATGAATTTCAGCTAGCtagacttcttcttctttgatgaATATCAAGATTCAAAATTGACAAAAGAAAAGTTTGCACTGAATTTAAATGTGTCTCTTTATTTTCTAAAGACACTTGAAGAGCACCGAAAATGGTAACGGAAGCAAGATGGAGGTCTTTCAAAGGTGATTTATTGTCTTTGATGATCCCAAATAAAAATTTCGACATGACGTTGATAGACCCACCCATTCTCCATCATCGTCTAGGATTTCTATGTCTAAACATCACAGCTTAAAAATTTTCaagcttaaaaaaaataaattgaattattattatttttcatttattaagattaatcatacaaaaaattaacctaatttcgaataaaaaaaagaaattgtattttgaagttgtgatgaaaaataatgaacTGTGACGAAAACGAAAGaataaagaagaagaggatAATGAATGTGGGTGTGAAAAAGAGGAGGAGGGTAGAGTgtgaaaagaagaaataatgaGGGTGGGGCATaaggaaaatcaaattttgatgtttttttgacacgtatattcatattttttttgtcatgttagttttaataaatgaataaataaatttaccgTAAATAGTTAAAATGTGTGATGTATAAATACTCACTATGCTAATTTAAACGTGTAATTGATTTATCCGGACAAGTTAACAAGGAAATCTATGTCTTTTCCTACTATCTGAGACATGTGATGGATGTCATGTGAAAAATAAGACCTAAAATGttgtaacataaaaaataaaaaaattaaaaatagaaaacttaactttatatttttaaattatatggaTTAAAGACatgagaaaaaataaaccaaaatatTAAACAAGTACATAAGATATAAAGACTTATTTTAAACAACTAATCCTTGTTCCTTAGATGCCCATtttttctaaggtcttaattcAACGTCTGGTGCTGTTAATccaattcttcaagaatttgagAGATGCCAATTTCATCACAAAAGGGGATAATTTATTCATGGCTCTTTTTCTATTTCCATCCCATGATCTCGTCTGCAAAAATCCGAATCCTCTCTCTTTGGTAAGGATCCatgtaacacctcaaaaattGTTTCGAACTAAGACTCGAACCGTTCTTTctagtgagtgagattttaccaaggaattaaaaatttcttaattattaaggtcagttcactagatttagcaccaagagttccaaaaagaataaaattggaCATAgcaaaaatcttaaatttcgCAAGTTAAGCtcagtatgagttttgggtaaACTTAAAATGACGATAAATCCTATCACAAGATGCTATAGTTGTTCTAAGAGATATCATAGAAAAGAtccttgaattatatttccaaagccaccaagtttgctaagtttcgagttcgtatgagtgagatatgatcTTTTGAAGTTAGGGTATCCAGTTAAGgaagttagccgaaaatagtgaggtgtattttggtcctttccttacccaatcagatttaattcatttttaataatattttaggggTCTAATCCTTCTAGGTCAAGTTtaataatcctaatatacgcctagggtttagttgagagttcaagaagagataagaaaagaaaagaggagaaaagaggcaAGGCTTAAGACGTTTGTCGACGTTCTTGAGTTTAGTTGCGGATTTTCATCATAGGTTTAATCCCTATAGGtagtaagcttccatagtgttgggtttgttcacccacacgccattCATGTTATTTTCAGCGCAATTTCATTCTTAAAGCTGAAAGATTAGAGtttttgatgagttcttgatacgtgttcttgaagtttcattATGTTTTGATATAAGATTCTACATAGGTCAACTCTAAATGACCAtattgttaggatcgaaaataagcaggtgtaaacgcggaagctagcaaggcaaacctcgaaagatcacgagtaagaagacaacgagaaatataccaaaagaaacaaagatttaacgtggttcggtcaatcgacctacttccacaaaggtgatgagcaatccactataaatatgatagtacaaaatacagagagaaacaacctcaaccaattcactcggaatacactggaggttcacacaagtgataacgtatcaagatTGTGACCCGTAAATTCt
The nucleotide sequence above comes from Solanum pennellii chromosome 9, SPENNV200. Encoded proteins:
- the LOC107030255 gene encoding uncharacterized protein LOC107030255, with translation MNPSSFTGSSTTEDPENFVEKLNKVFEVMHVVESKRVELAALLLKSVDGTWFDQWKDGKGEDAPQPSWACFEEAFLGRFFPQEQKEAKGSVAQGGSKPPACAKCGRNHSGICSEGSTVCFKCGQTEYFMKKCPKNKQGGGNGSNGAQTSSAAPPDRATPRGATFGTGGGSNHLYAITSRQDQVISLDVVTGIIKVSSFMFMLC